Proteins encoded in a region of the Halichondria panicea unplaced genomic scaffold, odHalPani1.1 SCAFFOLD_46, whole genome shotgun sequence genome:
- the LOC135351993 gene encoding LOW QUALITY PROTEIN: putative uncharacterized protein DDB_G0294196 (The sequence of the model RefSeq protein was modified relative to this genomic sequence to represent the inferred CDS: deleted 1 base in 1 codon): LQQPEQLQQPEQLQQLQQLQQPEQLHAATTATRATTATTATRTTTATTATRATTATTATMESNYSNYTATRATTATRATQPEQPEAEQPQQPEQLQQLQQPGQPEQLQQPEQLQQPEQLHQLEQLLIALQQPKQLQQPEQPEQLQQPEQRTRATAATRATTCINQSNYIATTATTATTATTSTRATSSN, from the exons ctacagcaaccagagcaactacagcaaccagagcaactacagcaactacagcaacttcagcaaccagagcaactacatgcagcaactacagcaaccagagcaactACAGCAACTACAGCAACCAGAACAACtacagcaaccacagcaaccagagcaactACAGCAACTACAGCAACCATGGAGAGCAACTACAGCAACTATAcagcaaccagagcaactacagcaaccagagcaact CAACCAGAGCAACCAGAGGCAGAGCAACCGcagcaaccagagcaactACAGCAACTACAGCAACCAGGGCAACCAGAGCAACTGcagcaaccagagcaactacagcaaccagagcaactACATCAACTAGAGCAACTATTAATAGCA CTACAGCAACCAAAGCAACTACAGCAACCAGAACAACCAGAGCAATTACAGCAACCAGAGCAACGTACCAGAGCAACCGcagcaaccagagcaactACATGCATCAACCAGAGCAACTATATAGCAACTACAGCAACTACAGCAACTACAGCAACTACATCAACCAGAGCAACCAGCAGCAACTAG
- the LOC135351990 gene encoding uncharacterized protein LOC135351990, whose protein sequence is MFEGHANSKVVRHDLLALQGEKFLLVGKLMTMGITQGGSGFSFFGSSLYAYLCGVKICDIDIPDEEVPNTNVRILIQKINDAADDKDLKDCILDECDTIVNAGYSKPLFTSTQADKVEIVKTLKLYYTLLESLAEINQLKEGLQVNGVGEAIVKYPELMRPLFVHNNTQVLTAETMKAMFKITHFSPKGSNDLAKEEATYMLFVDFLYDCECVEGDSEDSVSLKTILSFTTGSESVPPMGFDNSLGLRFNDTNVFPTSSTCALELTLPSKYYNNPEEFKKKMVYGMKNHGGFGCL, encoded by the exons ATGTTTGAGGGCCATGCGAACAGTAAGGTTGTGCGGCACGATTTATTGGCTTTGCAG GGTGAGAAGTTTCTTCTCGTAGGAAAATTGATGACCATGGGAATCACTCAGGGTGGTAGTGGTTTCTCCTTTTTTGGAAGTAGTCTCTACGCATACTTGTGTGGTGTTAAAATCTGTGATATTGACATACCTGATGAAGAAGTACCAAATACTAACGTCCGGATCCTTATTCAGaag ATCAATGATGCTGCTGATGACAAAGACCTAAAAGATTGTATCCTTGATGAATGTGACACCATTGTGAATGCCGGGTACAGCAAGCCACTTTTTACCTCGACGCAAGCAGACAAAGTTGAGATAGTGAAGACACTAAAACTCTACTACACTCTTCTCGAGTCTTTAGCAGAGATTAACCAGCTCAAGGAGGGATTGCAAGTGAACGGTGTGGGAGAAGCAATTGTGAAGTACCCTGAACTAATGAGGCCTCTATTTGTGCACAATAACACACAAGTTCTGACTGCTG AGACCATGAAGGCCATGTTCAAAATCACCCACTTTTCACCTAAGGGCTCAAATGATCTTGCTAAAGAAGAGGCTACTTACATGCTGTTTGTAGATTTTCTGTACGATTGTGAATGTGTTGAAG GTGACTCGGAGGATTCTGTCAGTCTTAAGACCATTCTTTCTTTTACTACTGGTTCAGAGTCTGTTCCACCGATGGGATTTGATAACTCTTTGGGTCTGAGATTTAACGATACCAATGTGTTTCCCACGTCGTCCACTTGTGCGTTGGAGCTAACCCTGCCCTCCAAGTATTATAACAATCCAGAGGAGTTTAAAAAGAAAATGGTATATGGTATGAAAAACCATGGAGGATTTGGTTGCCtataa